The Blastococcus sp. HT6-4 genome window below encodes:
- the cofD gene encoding 2-phospho-L-lactate transferase, with protein MRFVQIVVLAGGTGGARFLRGVRAAAPEAEITAVVNTGDDVTLHGLRICPDLDTVVYTLGGGIDEERGWGRAGESWTVKEELAAYGADPAWFGLGDRDLATHLIRTRMLDAGYPLSAVTAALADRWQPGVTVLPMSDQRVETHVVVIDPEEGRPRAIHFQEWWVRHRAALEASAFVQVGVDAARPAPGVAEAFAAADAVLLAPSNPVVSIGTILGVPGLRDALLASPARIAGVSPVVGGAVVRGMADRCLPVLGIEVSAEGVGRHYGARGDGGLLDAWLVAEDDAAELPGVEVHRLPLLMSSPEATAALARATLDACA; from the coding sequence ATGCGTTTCGTGCAGATCGTCGTGCTGGCAGGTGGCACCGGAGGGGCTCGATTCCTGCGCGGGGTGCGCGCGGCGGCCCCCGAGGCGGAGATCACCGCGGTGGTCAACACCGGGGACGACGTGACGCTGCACGGCCTGCGGATCTGCCCCGACCTGGACACCGTCGTCTACACGCTGGGCGGCGGCATCGACGAGGAGCGCGGCTGGGGCCGGGCCGGTGAGAGCTGGACCGTCAAGGAGGAGCTGGCCGCCTACGGCGCCGACCCCGCGTGGTTCGGACTCGGCGACCGCGATCTGGCGACCCACCTGATCCGCACCCGGATGCTCGACGCGGGCTATCCGCTCTCGGCGGTCACGGCCGCGCTGGCCGACCGGTGGCAGCCGGGCGTCACCGTGCTGCCGATGAGCGACCAGCGGGTCGAGACGCACGTCGTCGTCATCGACCCCGAGGAGGGCCGCCCGCGGGCGATCCACTTCCAGGAGTGGTGGGTGCGCCACCGGGCCGCGCTGGAGGCCTCGGCCTTCGTGCAGGTGGGCGTGGACGCCGCGCGCCCCGCCCCGGGCGTGGCCGAGGCGTTCGCCGCGGCCGACGCCGTGCTGCTGGCGCCGTCCAACCCGGTGGTCTCGATCGGCACGATCCTCGGCGTCCCCGGGCTGCGCGACGCGCTGCTGGCCTCCCCAGCGCGGATCGCCGGGGTGTCCCCCGTCGTCGGCGGTGCGGTGGTGCGCGGGATGGCCGACCGCTGCCTGCCCGTGCTCGGCATCGAGGTGAGCGCAGAGGGCGTGGGCCGGCACTACGGCGCACGCGGTGACGGCGGCCTGCTCGACGCCTGGCTGGTGGCCGAGGACGACGCCGCGGAACTCCCCGGGGTCGAGGTGCACCGGCTGCCGCTGCTGATGTCCTCCCCGGAGGCCACGGCCGCGCTGGCCCGCGCCACGCTCGACGCCTGTGCCTGA
- a CDS encoding coenzyme F420-0:L-glutamate ligase encodes MPELPAGLSVLPVAGLPEFAPGDDLAAAVVAAAPWLADGDVVVVTSKVVSKVEGRLVRVEPGTDREAARQRAIDGETVRTVARRGPLKIVQTPQGWVVAAAGIDASNVAPDTLVLLPEDGDASARRLRARVRELAGVDVAVVVSDTFGRTWREGLTDVAVGAAGIVALDDHRGAVDAHGNRLETTRVAVVDELAAAADLVKGKLADVPVAVVRGLPLQRPGEDADEGTRPLVRLPADDLFPYGSRDVVGSRGPVADLVPRSGEREAAAAAFRVASAALPEFPVVLRHGGEGDGVVDVHLPDALTTTSALNAGALVGAAIVQLHAEGWATRWEPAATAGGTSLVGRLWLGSPAP; translated from the coding sequence GTGCCTGAGCTCCCCGCCGGCCTGTCCGTGCTCCCGGTCGCGGGGCTGCCGGAGTTCGCGCCCGGCGACGACCTGGCCGCGGCCGTGGTGGCCGCCGCGCCCTGGCTGGCCGACGGCGACGTCGTGGTCGTCACCTCCAAGGTCGTCTCCAAGGTGGAGGGCCGGCTGGTGCGGGTGGAGCCCGGCACCGACCGGGAGGCCGCCCGGCAGCGGGCCATCGACGGCGAGACCGTGCGCACGGTGGCCCGCCGGGGCCCGCTGAAGATCGTGCAGACGCCGCAGGGCTGGGTCGTCGCCGCCGCCGGCATCGACGCCTCCAACGTCGCCCCCGACACCCTCGTCCTCCTGCCGGAGGACGGCGACGCCTCCGCCCGGCGGCTGCGGGCGCGGGTGCGCGAACTGGCCGGGGTGGACGTCGCCGTGGTGGTCAGCGACACCTTCGGGCGCACCTGGCGCGAGGGCCTCACCGACGTGGCCGTGGGCGCCGCCGGGATCGTCGCGCTCGACGACCACCGCGGCGCCGTCGACGCCCACGGCAACCGGCTGGAGACCACCCGGGTGGCGGTGGTCGACGAGCTCGCCGCCGCCGCGGACCTGGTGAAGGGCAAGCTCGCCGACGTCCCGGTGGCGGTCGTGCGGGGCCTTCCGCTGCAGCGCCCCGGCGAGGACGCCGACGAGGGCACCCGGCCGCTCGTGCGCCTCCCGGCCGACGACCTGTTCCCCTACGGCTCCCGGGACGTCGTGGGCTCGCGCGGGCCCGTCGCCGACCTGGTCCCCCGGTCCGGTGAGCGCGAGGCGGCCGCCGCGGCGTTCCGGGTGGCCAGCGCCGCGCTGCCGGAGTTCCCGGTGGTGCTCCGGCACGGCGGCGAGGGCGACGGCGTAGTCGACGTCCACCTCCCCGACGCCCTCACCACGACGTCGGCGCTCAACGCCGGAGCGCTGGTCGGCGCGGCGATCGTCCAGCTCCACGCGGAGGGCTGGGCCACCCGCTGGGAGCCGGCAGCCACCGCCGGTGGCACCTCACTCGTCGGGAGGCTGTGGCTGGGCAGCCCGGCGCCGTGA
- the rfbA gene encoding glucose-1-phosphate thymidylyltransferase RfbA: MRGIILAGGTGSRLFPITQAVSKQLMPVYDKPMIYYPLSTLMMAGIREVLVITTPADQEAFRHLLGDGSRLGMRIDYAEQPRPEGLAQAFLIGAEFLGGEAAALVLGDNIFYGAGLGTALSRLPEPDGGHVFAYHVANPRDYGVVEFDGAGRVLSIEEKPATPKSSYAVPGLYFYAGDVVDVARGITPSARGELEITAVNEHYLRAGRLTVTALDRGTAWLDTGTFASLRQATEFVSVVEERQGLKIGCIEEVAWRNGWLDDDGLVRAAGPLGRSGYGDYLLGLLTDR; encoded by the coding sequence ATGCGCGGGATCATCCTGGCCGGGGGCACCGGGAGCCGTCTGTTCCCCATCACGCAGGCGGTGAGCAAGCAGCTCATGCCGGTCTACGACAAGCCGATGATCTACTACCCGCTCTCCACGCTGATGATGGCCGGGATCCGCGAGGTGCTGGTCATCACCACGCCCGCTGACCAGGAGGCCTTCCGGCACCTGCTCGGCGACGGCAGCCGCCTGGGGATGCGCATCGACTACGCCGAGCAGCCGCGCCCGGAGGGGCTGGCGCAGGCGTTCCTGATCGGCGCTGAGTTCCTCGGCGGCGAGGCCGCGGCCCTGGTGCTCGGCGACAACATCTTCTACGGAGCGGGGCTCGGCACCGCCCTGTCGCGGCTGCCGGAGCCCGACGGCGGGCACGTCTTCGCGTACCACGTGGCCAACCCCCGCGACTACGGCGTCGTGGAGTTCGACGGCGCCGGCCGGGTCCTCTCCATCGAGGAGAAACCGGCCACCCCGAAGAGCTCCTACGCGGTACCCGGCCTGTACTTCTACGCCGGCGACGTCGTCGACGTGGCCCGGGGCATCACGCCCAGCGCGCGCGGCGAGCTGGAGATCACCGCGGTCAACGAGCACTACCTGCGCGCCGGCCGGCTGACGGTCACCGCCCTGGACCGGGGCACCGCCTGGCTCGACACCGGCACGTTCGCCTCGCTGCGGCAGGCCACCGAGTTCGTCTCCGTGGTCGAGGAGCGGCAGGGGCTGAAGATCGGCTGCATCGAGGAGGTCGCCTGGCGCAACGGCTGGCTGGACGACGACGGCCTCGTGCGCGCCGCCGGACCGCTGGGCAGGAGCGGCTACGGCGACTACCTGCTGGGGCTGCTCACCGACCGCTGA